In a single window of the Magnolia sinica isolate HGM2019 chromosome 7, MsV1, whole genome shotgun sequence genome:
- the LOC131251030 gene encoding uncharacterized protein LOC131251030 has protein sequence MGAASSSSSLSEQQFQNTRKQSLGLVVNAMKRKDSFIQLFFMTGILLLSMRSLGQKYRINDLCEDTASLKEEQESLAQRMKDIKNTLLHEASLDSSGVFASRLRLLFNDADSNSPPPPPSAS, from the coding sequence ATGGGTGCTGCTTCGTCTTCATCATCATTGTCAGAGCAACAATTTCAAAACACTAGGAAGCAGTCATTAGGGCTTGTGGTGAATGCCATGAAGAGGAAAGACAGCTTCATACAACTATTCTTCATGACGGGGATCCTCCTCCTTAGCATGAGATCCCTGGGCCAGAAGTACCGTATCAACGATCTCTGTGAGGACACCGCCTCACTCAAAGAGGAGCAAGAATCCCTCGCCCAGCGGATGAAGGACATCAAGAACACCCTCCTCCATGAAGCCTCCCTCGACTCCTCCGGTGTGTTTGCTTCCCGTCTCCGTCTCCTCTTTAATGACGCTGACAGCAACTCTCCTCCACCGCCGCCTTCGGCCTCCTAA